One Indicator indicator isolate 239-I01 chromosome Z, UM_Iind_1.1, whole genome shotgun sequence genomic window carries:
- the SEMA4D gene encoding semaphorin-4D, whose translation MALCAFYAVWALLLDMAVAFGPVPRITWEHREVQLIHFQESEVSNYSTLLLSEDKDVLYVGAREMIFALNAMNIAEKQHELHWKVTEDKRAKCAVKGKSEQTECRNYVRVLQQLNDTFLYVCGTNAFQPACDYLNLISFELGGKNEDGKGRCPFDPAQSYTSVMVDEELYSGTSYNFLGSEPIVSRHSHQSPLRTEYAIPWLNEPNFVFADVIRAEQNSTDGEDDKIYFFFTEVSVEYEFVGKLMIPRIARVCKRDQGGLRTLQKKWTSFLKARLICTIPDKNLIFNIVNDVFILKSPTLKEPVIYGVFTPQLNNVGLSAVCAYNLSTVEEVFSKGKYMQSATVEQSHTKWVRYNGEIPNPRPGACINNEARASNYASSLNLPDKTLQFVKDHPLMDDSVTPVGDRPRLVKRDVKYTQIVVDRVRALNGTIYDIMFISTDRGALHKAISYENGMHIIEETQLFPNFEPVQTLLLSSKKGRRYLYAGSNSGVVQSPLAFCDKYATCVDCILARDPYCAWKPLEASCIDIFKESEIERNWIQNIGGDASSCSDKVSENSLQHTFKHGSTAELKCSQKSNLAQVVWKFKDDVLRVESPKYRLLEKALLIFNLSEGDSGVYQCLSEEKVKNKKFSQVLAKHVLELKKIQHTTVGPTAAAASTEGNSDVPKVSALSTEGSTAYTSTTHVVPVTTARIVTKPVGSVLTSAASNTELFNSIPDAVPEKTMFLKSNDNFLLMFLFLFFFILFLCLLSYNCYKGYLPGQCLKFRSVMLLGKKKTKSDFSDCEQSVKETLVEQGSVSHQSGEQPKPAHDTGYETEPDCGNSQLQSADLQASRETKDKPFDVKCELKYADSDAEGD comes from the exons ttACACTGGAAGGTCACGGAAGATAAAAGGGCTAAATGCGCAGTAAAGGGCAAATCGGAACAG ACAGAGTGTCGCAATTATGTGCGTGTCTTGCAGCAGCTGAATGATACTTTTCTGTACGTGTGTGGAACTAACGCATTTCAGCCAGCATGTGACTACCTG AACTTAATTTCATTTGAACTTGGAGGTAAAAATGAAGATGGTAAGGGCAGATGTCCATTTGATCCTGCTCAAAGCTACACATCTGTTATGGTTG ATGAGGAGCTTTATTCTGGTACTTCTTACAATTTCTTGGGAAGCGAACCGATCGTTTCACGGCATTCTCACCAGAGTCCTCTGAGAACAGAGTATGCAATACCTTGGCTTAATG AGCCAAATTTTGTTTTTGCTGATGTGATAAGAGCAGAACAAAACAGCACAGACGGAGAAGATGACAAGATATACTTCTTTTTCACTGAGGTGTCTGTGGAGTATGAATTTGTTGGAAAACTGATGATTCCAAGAATTGCTAGAGTGTGCAAG AGGGATCAAGGAGGATTAAGGACCTTGCAGAAAAAGTGGACTTCCTTTCTCAAGGCCAGACTGATTTGTACCATTCCTGAtaagaatttaattttcaatATTGTCAATGATGTTTTTATTCTCAAGTCTCCAACTCTGAAGGAACCAGTGATATATGGAGTCTTCACCCCACAGCT GAATAATGTGGGGTTGTCAGCAGTATGTGCATACAATCTGTCTACTGTAGAAGAGGTTTTCTCAAAAGGAAAGTATATGCAGAGTGCTACAGTAGAACAGTCTCATACAAAGTGGGTACGGTACAATGGGGAAATTCCTAATCCACGACCTGGTGCA TGTATAAACAATGAAGCCAGAGCCTCAAACTATGCGAGTTCCCTGAATTTACCAGACAAAACATTGCAGTTTGTTAAAGATCATCCTTTAATGGATGACTCAGTGACTCCAGTGGGAGACAGACCACGACTAGTGAAACGAGATGTGAAGTATACTCAGATTGTAGTAGACAGAGTCAGAGCACTCAATGGGACCATATACGATATTATGTTCATCAGCACAG ATCGAGGAGCCTTGCACAAAGCCATCAGTTATGAAAATGGAATGCATATCATTGAAGAAACACAGCTTTTTCCAAATTTTGAGCCAGTCCAAACTCTCTTACTTTCATCCAAAAAA ggcAGAAGATACCTCTATGCTGGTTCGAATTCTGGTGTGGTTCAGTCTCCGCTGGCATTCTGTGACAAGTATGCCACTTGTGTTGACTGTATTTTAGCAAGGGATCCTTATTGTGCTTGGAAACCCCTAGAAGCTTCCTGCAttgatatttttaaagaaagtgaAATTGAAAG gaactggattcagaaCATAGGTGGAGATGCGTCGTCTTGTTCTG ATAAAGTAAGCGAGAATTCCCTACAGCATACTTTCAAGCATGGGAGCACAGCAGAACTCAAGTGTTCTCAAAAATCCAATCTGGCACAGGTAGTTTGGAAGTTCAAAGACGATGTGTTGAGAGTGGAGAGTCCCAAGTACCGTCTGCTGGAAAAGGCACTGCTCATCTTCAATTTATCAGAAGGAGACAGTGGTGTTTATCAATGTTTGTCAGAAGAAAAAGTGAAGAATAAGAAATTCTCTCAAGTGTTGGCCAAACATGTTTTGGAACTGAAAAAGATCCAGCATACCACGGTGGgccccactgcagcagctgcgTCAACAGAAGGTAATAGTGATGTGCCAAAAGTGTCAGCACTATCAACCGAGGGGTCTACTGCTTACACTTCAACTACTCACGTGGTACCAGTAACAACAGCAAGAATAGTAACAAAGCCTGTTGGCTCTGTCCTAACAAGTGCTGCCTCTAACACAGAGCTCTTCAATTCAATTCCTGATGCGGTCCCAGAAAAGACGATGTTCCTCAAGTCAAATGATAACTTCCTGTTGatgtttctcttcctcttcttttttattcttttcttgtgCCTGCTCTCCTACAACTGTTACAAAGGGTACTTGCCAGGGCAGTGCTTGAAATTTCGCTCTGTCATGCTGCTTggtaagaagaaaacaaagtcaGATTTTTCTGATTGTGAGCAAAGTGTGAAGGAGacgctggtggagcagggcagcgtCAGCCACCAGAGTGGGGAGCAGCCAAAGCCGGCCCATGACACTGGCTATGAGACTGAGCCTGACTGTGGGAACAGCCAGCTGCAGTCTGCAGATTTGCAGGCGTCCCGAGAGACCAAGGACAAGCCCTTTGATGTCAAGTGTGAGCTCAAGTATGCCGACTCAGACGCAGAGGGGGACTGA